From the genome of Actinacidiphila yeochonensis CN732, one region includes:
- a CDS encoding N,N-dimethylformamidase beta subunit family domain-containing protein, with product MGMGEVRRWESGALAHGVSDPFGQGPLPWMRGEPQYLDDDGQVVPWYVDLTASTGEPPRRSHLPGPQPADDVHRQIKGFAAGGAVAPGDAIDFRITVDPPQEYTVDVYRIGHYAGDGAAQVSASPRLSGIAQPAPLAAGRTVSCHHWWQSWRLQVPPYWKAGAYVAVLTTVDGYRSHVPFTVRDLEASADLLLLLPDITWQAYNLYPEDGRTGASLYHAWNDEGGLLGEEEAATTVSFDRPYAGAGLPLHIGHAYDFVRFAERYGYDLAYADARDLHAGRVDPTRYRGLVFPGHDEYWSVPMRRAVERAREAGTSLVFLSANTMYWQVALAPSPSGDPDRLLGCRKRRPEGGQGEAPKGRSALWRDQGEPEQLMLGVQYAGRVAQPSPLVVRNAGHWLWEATGAGEGDEIPGLVAGEADHYFPRTPLPESTERILLAHSPYPAGDGRTGHQETSLYRAPSGAWVFASGTFAWSPALDRPGHVDARVQRATANLLDRICKRD from the coding sequence ATGGGCATGGGGGAAGTCCGGCGGTGGGAGTCGGGCGCGCTGGCGCACGGGGTGTCCGACCCGTTCGGCCAGGGGCCTCTGCCGTGGATGCGCGGCGAGCCCCAATACCTCGACGACGACGGGCAGGTCGTGCCCTGGTACGTCGACCTCACCGCGAGCACCGGCGAACCGCCGCGCCGCTCGCACCTGCCCGGCCCGCAGCCCGCCGACGACGTGCACCGGCAGATCAAGGGGTTCGCGGCGGGCGGCGCCGTGGCGCCGGGCGATGCGATCGACTTCCGGATCACCGTCGACCCGCCGCAGGAGTACACCGTCGACGTCTACCGGATCGGCCACTACGCGGGTGACGGGGCCGCGCAGGTCAGCGCGAGCCCGCGGCTGTCCGGCATCGCCCAGCCCGCGCCGCTGGCGGCCGGCCGCACCGTCTCCTGCCACCACTGGTGGCAGTCGTGGCGGCTCCAGGTCCCCCCGTACTGGAAGGCCGGCGCGTACGTGGCCGTGCTCACCACCGTCGACGGCTACCGCAGCCACGTCCCGTTCACCGTGCGCGACCTGGAGGCCAGCGCCGACCTGCTGCTCCTGCTGCCCGACATCACCTGGCAGGCGTACAACCTCTATCCGGAGGACGGCCGCACCGGCGCCAGCCTCTACCACGCCTGGAACGACGAGGGCGGGCTCCTCGGCGAGGAGGAGGCGGCCACCACCGTCTCCTTCGACCGCCCCTACGCCGGCGCGGGGCTGCCGCTGCACATCGGGCACGCCTACGACTTCGTCCGCTTCGCCGAGCGGTACGGCTACGACCTCGCCTACGCCGACGCGCGCGACCTGCACGCCGGCCGGGTGGACCCGACCCGCTACCGGGGCCTGGTCTTCCCCGGCCACGACGAGTACTGGTCGGTGCCGATGCGGCGGGCGGTGGAGCGGGCCCGGGAGGCCGGCACCTCGCTGGTCTTCCTCTCCGCCAACACCATGTACTGGCAGGTGGCGCTGGCCCCCTCGCCCTCCGGCGACCCGGACCGGCTGCTGGGCTGCCGCAAGCGCCGCCCCGAGGGCGGCCAGGGCGAGGCGCCGAAGGGCCGCAGCGCGCTGTGGCGGGACCAGGGCGAGCCGGAGCAGCTGATGCTGGGCGTGCAGTACGCCGGGCGGGTGGCGCAGCCGTCCCCGCTGGTGGTGCGGAACGCCGGCCACTGGCTGTGGGAGGCCACCGGCGCCGGCGAGGGCGACGAGATCCCCGGCCTGGTCGCGGGCGAGGCCGACCACTACTTCCCGCGCACCCCGCTGCCGGAGAGCACCGAGCGCATCCTGCTGGCCCACTCCCCGTACCCGGCGGGCGACGGCCGGACCGGCCACCAGGAGACCTCGCTGTACCGGGCGCCCAGCGGGGCGTGGGTCTTCGCCTCGGGCACCTTCGCCTGGTCGCCCGCGCTGGACCGGCCCGGCCACGTGGACGCCCGTGTCCAGCGGGCCACCGCCAATCTGCTGGACCGTATCTGCAAGCGGGACTGA
- the purD gene encoding phosphoribosylamine--glycine ligase, giving the protein MKVLVIGGGAREHALCRSLSLDPEVTSLHCAPGNVGIADVAELHPVDALDGTAVADLAERLGADLVVVGPEAPLVAGVADAVRSRGIDCFGPSREAAELEGSKAFAKDVMAAAGVPTARSYVCVTAAEVDAALDAFGAPYVVKDDGLAAGKGVVVTGDLAAAKAHALACIGTGDGRVVIEEYLDGPEVSLFAITDGTTVVPLQPAQDFKRALDGDQGPNTGGMGAYSPLPWADPKLVEEVERTVLQPTVDELRRRGTPFSGLLYAGLAITSRGVRVIEFNARFGDPETQVVLARLRTPLAGLLRAAATGQLAGHPAPRWSDGAAVTVVIASYNYPDAPRTGDPITGLDEVAEKDERAYVLHAGTRGDDAGRIVTAGGRVLSVTATGSTLAKARERAYRAVDRIGLDGGHHRTDIAAEAARV; this is encoded by the coding sequence GTGAAGGTCCTTGTCATCGGCGGCGGAGCCCGCGAACACGCCCTGTGCCGTTCCCTGTCCCTCGACCCCGAGGTCACCTCGCTGCACTGCGCTCCCGGAAACGTGGGGATCGCCGATGTGGCCGAGCTGCACCCGGTCGACGCGCTCGACGGCACCGCCGTCGCCGACCTCGCGGAGCGGCTCGGCGCCGACCTCGTCGTGGTCGGCCCGGAGGCGCCGCTGGTGGCCGGGGTCGCCGACGCCGTGCGGTCGCGCGGCATCGACTGCTTCGGCCCGTCCCGGGAGGCCGCCGAGCTGGAGGGCTCGAAGGCGTTCGCCAAGGACGTGATGGCCGCCGCCGGGGTGCCGACCGCCCGGTCGTACGTGTGCGTCACGGCCGCCGAGGTCGACGCGGCGCTCGACGCGTTCGGCGCGCCCTACGTCGTCAAGGACGACGGGCTCGCGGCCGGAAAGGGCGTCGTCGTCACCGGTGACCTGGCGGCGGCGAAGGCGCACGCCCTGGCCTGCATCGGGACCGGGGACGGACGGGTCGTCATCGAGGAGTACCTCGACGGGCCCGAGGTCTCGCTCTTCGCGATCACCGACGGCACCACGGTGGTGCCGCTCCAGCCCGCCCAGGACTTCAAGCGCGCCCTCGACGGCGACCAGGGGCCCAACACCGGCGGCATGGGCGCGTACTCGCCGCTGCCGTGGGCGGACCCGAAGCTGGTCGAGGAGGTCGAGCGGACCGTGCTCCAGCCGACCGTCGACGAGCTGCGCCGCCGCGGCACCCCCTTCTCCGGCCTGCTCTACGCCGGCCTGGCGATCACCTCGCGCGGCGTGCGGGTGATCGAGTTCAACGCCCGCTTCGGCGACCCCGAGACCCAGGTCGTGCTGGCCCGGCTGCGCACCCCGCTGGCCGGGCTGCTGCGGGCCGCCGCCACCGGCCAGCTCGCCGGCCACCCGGCGCCGCGGTGGAGCGACGGCGCGGCGGTCACCGTCGTCATCGCGTCGTACAACTACCCGGACGCCCCGCGTACAGGGGACCCGATCACCGGGCTGGACGAGGTGGCCGAGAAGGACGAGCGCGCCTACGTCCTGCACGCGGGGACGCGCGGCGACGACGCCGGGCGGATCGTGACGGCCGGCGGACGGGTGCTGTCGGTGACGGCCACCGGCTCCACCCTGGCCAAGGCCCGCGAGCGCGCCTACCGCGCCGTGGACCGGATCGGCCTGGACGGCGGCCACCACCGCACCGACATCGCCGCCGAGGCCGCCCGCGTCTGA
- a CDS encoding GntR family transcriptional regulator: MRDGDEPLVRRSSLRQQIADALRDEILTGRMQAGRHFTVRQIAETYGVSATPVREALVDLSAQGLLEVEQHRGFQVRRFTAADFHSLSEARALVVEASFNRMREQGICPLPAEGLASVRRRAEAAARAARVGDLDVLVGCDLRFWRELAGFGGNPHLVEFLDRVRTQAWIYAVPHLRALPDLTDLCWSEHVALVDAVAACDTAGTLRLTRASTAHTRALVERLAPARP, from the coding sequence ATGCGGGACGGCGACGAGCCGCTGGTACGGCGCAGCAGCCTGCGCCAGCAGATCGCCGACGCCCTGCGCGACGAGATCCTGACGGGGCGGATGCAGGCCGGACGGCACTTCACCGTCCGTCAGATAGCGGAGACCTACGGCGTTTCCGCGACGCCCGTCCGGGAAGCGCTGGTCGACCTCTCGGCCCAGGGGCTGTTGGAGGTCGAGCAGCACCGCGGCTTCCAGGTACGGCGGTTCACCGCGGCGGACTTCCACTCGCTCTCGGAGGCGCGCGCCCTCGTCGTCGAGGCGTCCTTCAACCGCATGCGGGAGCAGGGGATCTGCCCCCTGCCGGCGGAGGGCCTCGCCTCCGTACGGCGCCGGGCCGAGGCGGCGGCGCGGGCCGCCCGGGTCGGGGACCTCGACGTACTGGTCGGCTGCGACCTGCGGTTCTGGCGGGAGTTGGCCGGGTTCGGCGGCAACCCGCACCTCGTGGAGTTCCTGGACCGGGTGCGCACCCAGGCGTGGATCTACGCCGTCCCGCACCTGCGCGCGCTGCCGGACCTGACGGACCTGTGCTGGTCGGAGCACGTGGCGCTGGTCGACGCCGTGGCCGCCTGCGACACCGCCGGCACCCTGCGGCTGACCCGCGCCAGCACCGCCCACACCCGGGCCCTGGTGGAGCGGCTGGCTCCGGCCCGCCCCTGA
- a CDS encoding serine/threonine-protein kinase, translating to MTDVNGDADGGASAGVARYGTGRGAGLDGLRDDDPRWIGGYRLLGRLGAGGMGRVYLARSGRGRTVAVKLVRPDLAEGGEFRDRFRREVRAARRVGGRWTAPVLDSDTEADLPWVATGYVPGLSLRQIVKEYGPLPEPAVRVLADGLARALADVHGAELVHRDLKPSNVMITIDGPRVIDFGIVRALETTAEGTLTATGALVGSPGFMAPEQVRGEPVTPACDVFCLGLVLAYAAAGRPPFGSEGSGVHSQLYRIAQEPPDLEPVPEGLRALVTACLVKAPAGRPSLEEVHALIGPLPQEGGEPWLPAAIVARLGRHAARLLELEAEAESAPEPGTEQPTREQRPAPEPPEAREAAGPPEPSDRAATAATAATAVTPPRPAREARAPGRRRALVAGLAVLAVVAGGTAAYVAVHGRGSGGRPAAGATGPGTAAPSRASAAASSDTSPTSAPGASAGPSDAAVPADLVGTWRTSFSTVPAAGTDGTAGTNVRTLTIDGDGDVRLTGTGTAYVCAWRMRVTSLGPPVALSSSSVVSGDPVSSCSPGAPTTLDLLDSGHLRRDTEDGKAPLTYTRVG from the coding sequence GTGACGGACGTGAACGGGGACGCCGACGGGGGCGCGAGCGCGGGCGTGGCCCGGTACGGCACGGGACGCGGGGCGGGCCTGGACGGGTTGAGGGACGACGACCCGCGGTGGATCGGCGGGTACCGGCTGCTGGGCCGGCTCGGCGCCGGCGGCATGGGGCGGGTCTACCTCGCCCGGTCGGGCCGGGGGCGGACGGTCGCGGTGAAGCTGGTCCGGCCGGACCTCGCCGAGGGCGGAGAGTTCCGCGACCGCTTCCGCCGCGAGGTCCGCGCGGCGCGGCGGGTCGGCGGCCGGTGGACGGCGCCGGTCCTGGACTCCGACACCGAGGCGGACCTGCCGTGGGTGGCCACCGGCTACGTGCCCGGACTGTCGCTGCGGCAGATCGTCAAGGAGTACGGCCCGCTGCCGGAGCCCGCGGTCCGGGTGCTGGCGGACGGCCTCGCCCGCGCCCTCGCCGACGTCCACGGCGCGGAGCTGGTGCACCGCGACCTGAAGCCCTCGAACGTGATGATCACCATCGACGGCCCGCGGGTGATCGACTTCGGCATCGTCCGCGCGCTGGAGACGACGGCCGAGGGCACGCTCACCGCGACCGGCGCGCTGGTCGGCTCGCCCGGGTTCATGGCCCCCGAGCAGGTGCGCGGCGAGCCCGTCACCCCGGCGTGCGACGTCTTCTGCCTCGGCCTGGTGCTCGCCTACGCGGCGGCGGGCCGGCCGCCCTTCGGCTCGGAGGGAAGCGGCGTGCACTCCCAGCTGTACCGGATCGCGCAGGAGCCGCCGGACCTGGAGCCGGTGCCCGAGGGCCTGCGCGCGCTGGTGACCGCCTGCCTCGTCAAGGCCCCGGCCGGCCGTCCCTCCCTGGAGGAGGTGCACGCGCTGATCGGGCCGCTGCCGCAGGAGGGCGGCGAGCCGTGGCTGCCGGCCGCGATCGTGGCGCGGCTCGGCCGGCACGCGGCACGGCTGCTGGAACTGGAGGCCGAGGCGGAGTCGGCTCCGGAGCCGGGGACCGAGCAGCCCACGCGCGAGCAGCGCCCTGCCCCGGAACCCCCGGAAGCCCGGGAAGCCGCAGGGCCTCCGGAGCCGTCGGACCGCGCCGCCACTGCCGCCACTGCCGCCACTGCCGTGACGCCGCCCCGACCGGCCCGCGAGGCCCGCGCGCCCGGGCGGCGCCGGGCCCTGGTCGCCGGACTGGCCGTGCTCGCCGTGGTCGCGGGCGGGACGGCGGCGTACGTCGCCGTCCACGGGCGCGGAAGCGGCGGCCGCCCGGCCGCGGGCGCCACCGGGCCGGGCACCGCCGCGCCCTCGCGCGCCTCGGCCGCCGCCTCGTCGGACACCTCGCCGACCTCGGCGCCGGGCGCCTCGGCCGGCCCGTCGGACGCCGCCGTGCCCGCCGACCTGGTGGGGACGTGGCGCACCTCGTTCAGCACCGTCCCCGCGGCCGGGACGGACGGCACCGCCGGCACCAACGTCCGGACGCTGACCATCGACGGCGACGGCGACGTCCGGCTGACCGGCACCGGCACGGCGTACGTCTGCGCGTGGCGGATGCGGGTGACCTCGCTCGGGCCGCCGGTCGCGCTCAGCTCCTCGTCGGTGGTGAGCGGCGACCCCGTCTCGTCCTGCTCGCCCGGCGCCCCGACCACGCTGGACCTGCTCGACTCCGGCCACCTGCGCCGGGACACCGAGGACGGCAAGGCGCCGCTGACGTACACCCGGGTCGGCTGA
- a CDS encoding adenylosuccinate synthase, with translation MPALVVLGAQWGDEGKGKATDLLGGSVDYVVRYQGGNNAGHTVVVGDQKYALHLLPSGILSPDCVPVIGNGVVVDPAVLLSELSGLNERGVDTSKLLVSGNAHLITPYHQTIDKVTERFLGSRRIGTTGRGIGPAYADKINRVGVRVQDLFDESILRQKIEAALQDKNQILVKIFNRRAITTDQVVEEYLKYAEQIKPFVTDTTLVLNNALDEGKVVLMEGGQGTLLDVDHGTYPFVTSSNPTSGGACTGSGVGPTKITRVIGILKAYTTRVGAGPFPTELFDEDGQKLRTIGGEYGVTTGRDRRCGWFDAVIARYATRVNGLTDFFLTKLDVLTGWEQIPVCTAYEVDGRRVEELPYSQTDFHHAKPVYEYLPGWTEDISKAKSLADLPKNARAYVKALEEMSGAPISAIGVGPGRYETIEINPFV, from the coding sequence GTGCCCGCACTTGTGGTGCTCGGCGCTCAATGGGGCGACGAGGGCAAGGGGAAGGCCACCGACCTGCTCGGCGGGTCAGTGGACTACGTGGTGCGTTACCAGGGCGGCAACAACGCCGGCCACACCGTGGTCGTCGGCGACCAGAAGTACGCACTGCACCTCCTCCCCTCCGGAATCCTGTCACCGGACTGTGTTCCCGTGATCGGCAACGGTGTCGTCGTCGACCCCGCGGTCCTGCTGTCCGAACTGAGCGGACTCAACGAACGAGGCGTCGACACCTCGAAGCTGCTGGTCAGCGGCAACGCCCATCTGATCACGCCGTACCACCAGACCATCGACAAGGTCACCGAGCGGTTCCTCGGCAGCCGGCGGATCGGCACCACCGGGCGCGGTATCGGCCCGGCCTACGCCGACAAGATCAACCGGGTCGGCGTGCGTGTGCAGGACCTGTTCGACGAATCGATCCTCCGGCAGAAGATCGAGGCGGCGCTCCAGGACAAGAACCAGATCCTGGTGAAGATCTTCAACCGGCGGGCGATCACCACCGACCAGGTGGTCGAGGAGTACCTGAAGTACGCCGAGCAGATCAAGCCCTTCGTCACCGACACCACGCTGGTGCTGAACAACGCGCTGGACGAGGGCAAGGTCGTGCTCATGGAGGGCGGCCAGGGCACGCTCCTCGACGTCGACCACGGCACGTACCCCTTCGTCACCTCGTCCAACCCGACCTCCGGCGGGGCCTGCACCGGCAGCGGCGTCGGCCCGACCAAGATCACCCGGGTGATCGGCATCCTCAAGGCGTACACAACGCGTGTGGGCGCCGGACCGTTCCCCACCGAGCTGTTCGACGAGGACGGCCAGAAGCTGCGCACCATCGGCGGCGAGTACGGCGTCACCACCGGCCGCGACCGCCGCTGCGGCTGGTTCGACGCGGTCATCGCCCGCTACGCCACCCGGGTCAACGGCCTGACCGACTTCTTCCTCACCAAGCTCGACGTGCTCACCGGCTGGGAGCAGATCCCGGTCTGCACCGCGTACGAGGTCGACGGCCGCCGGGTCGAGGAACTGCCGTACAGCCAGACCGACTTCCACCACGCCAAGCCGGTCTACGAGTACCTGCCCGGCTGGACGGAGGACATCTCGAAGGCCAAGTCCCTCGCGGACCTGCCGAAGAACGCGCGGGCCTACGTGAAGGCGCTGGAGGAGATGTCGGGCGCGCCGATCTCCGCGATCGGTGTCGGCCCGGGGCGGTACGAGACGATCGAGATCAACCCCTTCGTCTGA
- a CDS encoding diacylglycerol kinase family protein has translation MSAHVPAEHPLLVVIDPAARAADGESVRIARDVLCAGAASVKIAFPESAAEAEHLLAHRGRRHPVLLGDDAALVRTLQALRREGDPRGSALSVVPIGPRSALARELGVPVQVPAAARAVLDGVQRELGLLRDDSGGIVLGTLSLPYGIPLAHTAAHWWTPVEKTARSLVRTLTAPVAVNGSPPPRRQRLRVEADGVLLADLDEPVHEVSVRPAPGTAEICVRRTPEATQLRTRARTITVSGRDFRYRADSAVTGPVRTRTWTLEPSAWRLTVPR, from the coding sequence GTGTCGGCTCACGTCCCGGCCGAGCATCCTCTGCTCGTGGTCATCGACCCCGCCGCCCGCGCCGCCGACGGCGAATCCGTCCGGATCGCCAGGGACGTGCTGTGTGCCGGGGCGGCCTCCGTGAAGATCGCCTTCCCCGAGTCCGCGGCGGAGGCCGAGCACCTGCTCGCCCACCGGGGCCGCCGCCATCCGGTGCTGCTCGGCGACGACGCGGCGCTGGTCCGCACCCTCCAGGCACTGCGCCGCGAGGGCGACCCGCGGGGCTCGGCGCTGTCCGTGGTGCCGATCGGGCCGCGCTCGGCGCTCGCCCGCGAGCTGGGCGTGCCCGTGCAGGTGCCGGCCGCCGCCCGCGCGGTGCTGGACGGCGTGCAGCGCGAGCTCGGGCTGCTCCGCGACGACAGCGGCGGCATCGTGCTGGGCACGCTGAGCCTGCCCTACGGCATCCCGCTCGCGCACACCGCGGCGCACTGGTGGACGCCGGTGGAGAAGACCGCCCGCTCACTGGTGCGCACCCTCACCGCCCCGGTGGCCGTGAACGGCAGCCCGCCGCCGCGCCGGCAGCGGCTGCGGGTGGAGGCCGACGGGGTGCTCCTGGCCGACCTCGACGAGCCGGTGCACGAGGTGTCGGTGCGGCCCGCCCCGGGCACGGCCGAGATCTGCGTACGGCGCACCCCCGAGGCCACCCAGCTGCGCACCCGGGCCCGCACCATCACCGTCTCCGGCCGGGACTTCCGCTACCGCGCCGACTCGGCCGTCACCGGCCCGGTGCGCACCCGCACGTGGACGCTGGAGCCGTCGGCCTGGCGGCTGACCGTCCCGCGCTGA
- a CDS encoding cytochrome P450 translates to MNHAPAPSSEAPSSGAAADATAPAGTAVPAGTGFDPWSPAFVADPYPAYAELRAAGRALWYEPSRQWLIPHHDDVSALLRDRRLGRSYQHRFSHEEFGQTPPPAGHEPFTTLNGNGLLDLEAPVHTRIRRLVAKAFTPRMVEDLAPTVRRLAGELVADLRADGGGDLLARVAEPLPVAVIAEMLGVPPADRGLLRPWSAAITGMFELNPDEETARRAVRASEEFSGYLRELIAARRTAPGTDLISALIAAHDDGDVLSEQEMVSTCVLLLNAGHEATVNTTVLGWLHLLRHPDQLARLDAAADRPAAVRDAVEELLRYDTPLQMFERWVLDDIEIDGTVIPRGSEVALLFGSANRDPARFTDPDRFDLTRPAAGNRHLSFGAGIHYCLGAPLARLELAASFEAFLRDAPGMRLAAEPAWRPGYVIRGVEELRVTW, encoded by the coding sequence ATGAACCACGCACCCGCCCCCTCCTCTGAAGCACCCTCCTCCGGAGCGGCCGCCGACGCCACGGCACCCGCCGGCACCGCCGTGCCCGCCGGCACCGGCTTCGACCCCTGGTCGCCGGCCTTCGTCGCCGACCCGTACCCCGCCTACGCCGAGCTGCGCGCGGCCGGCCGCGCGCTCTGGTACGAGCCCAGCCGGCAGTGGCTGATACCCCACCACGACGACGTCAGCGCCCTGCTGCGGGACCGCCGGCTGGGCCGCTCCTACCAGCACCGCTTCAGCCACGAGGAGTTCGGGCAGACCCCGCCGCCGGCCGGGCACGAGCCGTTCACCACCCTCAACGGCAACGGTCTGCTGGACCTGGAGGCGCCCGTCCACACCCGTATCCGGCGGCTGGTCGCCAAGGCGTTCACGCCGCGGATGGTCGAGGACCTGGCGCCCACCGTGCGGCGGCTGGCCGGCGAACTCGTCGCCGACCTGCGGGCGGACGGCGGCGGCGACCTGCTCGCCCGGGTCGCCGAACCGCTGCCGGTCGCGGTGATCGCCGAGATGCTGGGCGTGCCGCCCGCCGACCGCGGCCTGCTGCGGCCCTGGTCGGCGGCGATCACCGGGATGTTCGAGCTCAACCCGGACGAGGAGACCGCCCGCCGGGCGGTGCGGGCCAGCGAGGAGTTCTCCGGCTACCTGCGCGAGCTGATCGCCGCCCGCCGCACCGCTCCGGGCACCGACCTGATCAGTGCCCTCATCGCCGCCCACGACGACGGCGACGTGCTCAGCGAGCAGGAGATGGTCTCCACCTGCGTGCTGCTGCTCAACGCCGGCCACGAGGCCACCGTCAACACCACCGTCCTGGGCTGGCTGCACCTGCTGCGCCACCCCGACCAGCTCGCCCGGCTCGACGCCGCCGCCGACCGCCCGGCGGCGGTGCGGGACGCGGTGGAGGAGCTGCTGCGCTACGACACGCCGCTCCAGATGTTCGAGCGGTGGGTGCTGGACGACATCGAGATCGACGGCACCGTCATCCCGCGCGGCTCGGAGGTGGCGCTGCTCTTCGGCTCCGCCAACCGCGACCCCGCGCGCTTCACCGACCCGGACCGGTTCGACCTCACCCGGCCCGCCGCCGGGAACCGCCACCTGTCCTTCGGCGCGGGCATCCACTACTGCCTGGGCGCGCCGCTGGCCCGGCTGGAGCTGGCCGCGTCGTTCGAGGCGTTCCTGCGCGACGCCCCCGGCATGCGGCTGGCCGCGGAGCCGGCGTGGCGGCCTGGCTACGTGATCCGCGGGGTGGAGGAGCTGCGGGTCACCTGGTGA
- a CDS encoding MBL fold metallo-hydrolase — protein MTLDGTNTWIVAEPDSGLAVVIDPGPLDEAHLARVAAAVERQGRRTALTLLTHGHPDHAEGAARFAELTGTPVRALDPALRLGDEGLAAGDTVTTGGLELRVVATPGHTADSLSFHLPADGAVLTGDTVLGRGTTVIAHPDGRLGDYLDTLRRLQALTVEAEVDTVLPGHGPVLADARGAVEFYLAHRAHRLAQVETAVESGLRGPAEVVARVYADTDPALWPAAELSVRAQLDYLHEHGIIDLQ, from the coding sequence ATGACGCTGGACGGCACCAACACCTGGATCGTTGCGGAGCCGGACTCCGGGCTGGCCGTCGTCATCGACCCGGGGCCGCTGGACGAGGCGCACCTGGCGCGGGTGGCCGCCGCGGTCGAGCGGCAGGGCCGGCGCACGGCCCTGACCCTCCTCACCCACGGCCACCCCGACCACGCCGAGGGCGCGGCCCGCTTCGCCGAGCTGACCGGCACACCGGTGCGGGCCCTGGACCCCGCGCTGCGGCTGGGCGACGAGGGCCTGGCCGCCGGCGACACGGTCACCACCGGCGGGCTGGAGCTGCGGGTGGTGGCGACCCCCGGGCACACCGCCGACTCGCTCTCCTTCCACCTGCCGGCCGACGGCGCCGTGCTGACCGGCGACACCGTGCTGGGCCGCGGCACCACCGTCATCGCGCACCCGGACGGCCGGCTGGGCGACTACCTCGACACGCTGCGGCGGCTCCAGGCCCTGACGGTGGAGGCCGAGGTGGACACCGTGCTGCCCGGCCACGGCCCGGTGCTGGCCGACGCCCGGGGCGCCGTCGAGTTCTACCTCGCGCACCGCGCGCACCGGCTGGCGCAGGTCGAGACCGCCGTCGAGTCGGGGCTGCGCGGCCCCGCCGAGGTGGTCGCCCGCGTCTACGCCGACACCGACCCCGCGCTGTGGCCGGCCGCCGAGCTCTCGGTCCGCGCCCAGCTCGACTACCTGCACGAACACGGGATCATCGACCTGCAATGA
- a CDS encoding NUDIX hydrolase, which produces MKGADPAAGWAERVRALAAGQLAPAVPRPAATVLLLRDAVPGGPPGPEVHLLRRRGSMAFAGGMYAYPGGGVDPRDERPVGWAGPPLERWAALLGLPEARAQAVVCAAVRETFEEAGVLLAGPGTGQGSGPGAGTAPGHGTVAGALPGRVAGDTSGAAWEADRAALVAHELGFADLLARRGLVLRSDLLAPWARWVTPEFEERRYDTWFFLAVLPPGQDARDVSGEADRTVWLRPADALAGHARGELAMLPPTRATLRALLPYGSAAEALAAAPGRDLAPVLARADLDGDGRVVLTWPGRDDLGREVR; this is translated from the coding sequence ATGAAGGGCGCCGACCCCGCCGCCGGCTGGGCCGAACGGGTGAGGGCGCTGGCCGCGGGCCAGCTGGCCCCCGCCGTGCCCCGGCCCGCGGCCACCGTGCTGCTGCTGCGGGACGCCGTCCCCGGCGGGCCGCCCGGACCCGAGGTGCACCTGCTGCGGCGGCGCGGCTCGATGGCCTTCGCCGGCGGCATGTACGCCTACCCCGGCGGCGGCGTCGACCCGCGCGACGAGCGCCCGGTGGGCTGGGCCGGGCCGCCGCTGGAGCGGTGGGCCGCGCTGCTCGGCCTCCCCGAGGCCCGCGCCCAGGCGGTGGTGTGCGCGGCGGTCCGCGAGACGTTCGAGGAGGCCGGCGTGCTGCTGGCCGGTCCCGGAACAGGACAGGGCTCCGGCCCCGGCGCCGGAACGGCCCCGGGCCACGGCACCGTGGCAGGCGCGCTGCCCGGCCGGGTGGCGGGGGACACCTCCGGCGCGGCCTGGGAGGCCGACCGCGCCGCCCTCGTCGCGCACGAGCTCGGCTTCGCCGACCTGCTGGCCCGCCGCGGCCTGGTGCTGCGCTCGGACCTGCTGGCGCCCTGGGCCCGCTGGGTCACCCCCGAGTTCGAGGAGCGCCGCTACGACACGTGGTTCTTCCTCGCCGTCCTGCCGCCCGGCCAGGACGCCCGCGACGTGTCGGGCGAGGCGGACCGCACGGTGTGGCTGCGCCCGGCCGACGCGCTGGCCGGCCACGCCCGCGGCGAGCTCGCGATGCTGCCGCCGACCCGTGCCACGCTGCGGGCGCTGCTGCCGTACGGCTCCGCCGCCGAGGCGCTGGCCGCGGCACCCGGGCGGGACCTCGCGCCGGTGCTCGCCCGTGCCGACCTGGACGGCGACGGACGGGTCGTGCTGACCTGGCCGGGCCGCGACGACCTGGGCCGGGAGGTCCGGTGA
- a CDS encoding DUF952 domain-containing protein codes for MLHVTERALWDEARASGVYESSTRGRTLGDVGFIHCSLPHQLPAVAALLYGDPPVRDDLVVLVIDPALLDVPLRFEPPVPGAEDFPHIYGPLRTEAVVEVRPWPWSSS; via the coding sequence CTGCTCCATGTGACCGAGCGCGCCCTGTGGGACGAGGCCAGGGCGAGCGGCGTCTACGAGAGCTCCACCCGCGGCCGTACCCTCGGCGACGTCGGGTTCATCCACTGCTCCCTGCCGCACCAGCTGCCCGCCGTGGCCGCGCTGCTCTACGGGGACCCGCCCGTCCGCGACGACCTGGTCGTCCTGGTGATCGACCCCGCGCTGCTGGACGTGCCGCTCCGCTTCGAGCCGCCGGTGCCGGGGGCGGAGGACTTCCCGCACATCTACGGGCCGCTGCGGACCGAGGCCGTGGTCGAGGTCCGGCCCTGGCCCTGGTCCTCGTCCTGA